The following coding sequences are from one Musa acuminata AAA Group cultivar baxijiao chromosome BXJ2-4, Cavendish_Baxijiao_AAA, whole genome shotgun sequence window:
- the LOC103981703 gene encoding probable ribose-5-phosphate isomerase 2 isoform X1: protein MQAACTRTVDVAIPLPHLLKPDFEPPPSPSPLATMAPSQDELKRVAAHRAVELVESGMVIGLGTGSTAAHALDRIGALIRSGALRDVVGIPTSEWAAARAAAAGIPLSDLDAHPVVDLSIDGADEVDPALNLVKGRGGSLLREKMVEGTSRRFVVIVDDSKLVPRLAASGLAVPVEIIPFGWALTLRRLQSLFDGVPGFNLKLRTGSINAKATTFDEKGSDSEPFVTDNKNYIADLFFENGIHGDLRVISDAILRITGVVEHGLFLGLASSVVVAHKDGVVVVKDKEATSNGIK from the exons ATGCAGGCCGCTTGCACTCGAACTGTGGATGTAGCTATCCCCTTGCCTCACCTCCTCAAGCCCGACTTCGAGCCGCCCCCCTCGCCCTCGCCGTTGGCCACCATGGCGCCGTCCCAAGATGAGCTAAAGCGCGTGGCTGCCCACCGGGCTGTCGAGCTGGTAGAGTCCGGCATGGTCATCGGCCTGGGCACCGGCTCCACCGCCGCCCACGCCCTCGACCGCATCGGCGCCCTCATCCGCAGCGGCGCCCTCCGCGATGTCGTCGGCATCCCGACCTCGGAGTGGGCCGCCGCCCGCGCCGCCGCTGCCGGCATCCCTCTCTCCGATCTCGATGCCCACCCCGTGGTCGACCTATCCATCGACGGCGCCGACGAGGTCGACCCCGCCCTCAACCTCGTCAAGGGCCGGGGCGGCTCTCTCCTCCGGGAGAAGATGGTGGAGGGCACCAGCCGGCGCTTCGTGGTCATCGTCGACGACTCGAAGCTGGTTCCTCGCCTCGCGGCCAGCGGCCTCGCCGTCCCCGTGGAGATCATCCCCTTCGGCTGGGCCCTCACTCTCCGCCGACTACAGAGCTTGTTCGACGGCGTGCCGGGCTTCAATCTCAAGCTCAGGACCGGCTCCATCAACGCCAAAGCCACCACCTTTGACGAGAAGGGGTCGGACTCGGAGCCATTCGTGACtgacaacaagaactacatcgcgGATTTGTTCTTCGAGAATGGGATCCATGGCGACCTGAGAGTGATCAGCGATGCGATCCTGAGGATTACCGGAGTGGTGGAGCATGGGTTGTTCCTCGGATTGGCGTCGTCGGTGGTGGTGGCACACAAGGATGGGGTGGTGGTGGTGAAGGACAAGGAGGCGACATCGAATGggat AAAATAG
- the LOC103981703 gene encoding probable ribose-5-phosphate isomerase 2 isoform X2, which translates to MQAACTRTVDVAIPLPHLLKPDFEPPPSPSPLATMAPSQDELKRVAAHRAVELVESGMVIGLGTGSTAAHALDRIGALIRSGALRDVVGIPTSEWAAARAAAAGIPLSDLDAHPVVDLSIDGADEVDPALNLVKGRGGSLLREKMVEGTSRRFVVIVDDSKLVPRLAASGLAVPVEIIPFGWALTLRRLQSLFDGVPGFNLKLRTGSINAKATTFDEKGSDSEPFVTDNKNYIADLFFENGIHGDLRVISDAILRITGVVEHGLFLGLASSVVVAHKDGVVVVKDKEATSNGMMIEITLAEG; encoded by the exons ATGCAGGCCGCTTGCACTCGAACTGTGGATGTAGCTATCCCCTTGCCTCACCTCCTCAAGCCCGACTTCGAGCCGCCCCCCTCGCCCTCGCCGTTGGCCACCATGGCGCCGTCCCAAGATGAGCTAAAGCGCGTGGCTGCCCACCGGGCTGTCGAGCTGGTAGAGTCCGGCATGGTCATCGGCCTGGGCACCGGCTCCACCGCCGCCCACGCCCTCGACCGCATCGGCGCCCTCATCCGCAGCGGCGCCCTCCGCGATGTCGTCGGCATCCCGACCTCGGAGTGGGCCGCCGCCCGCGCCGCCGCTGCCGGCATCCCTCTCTCCGATCTCGATGCCCACCCCGTGGTCGACCTATCCATCGACGGCGCCGACGAGGTCGACCCCGCCCTCAACCTCGTCAAGGGCCGGGGCGGCTCTCTCCTCCGGGAGAAGATGGTGGAGGGCACCAGCCGGCGCTTCGTGGTCATCGTCGACGACTCGAAGCTGGTTCCTCGCCTCGCGGCCAGCGGCCTCGCCGTCCCCGTGGAGATCATCCCCTTCGGCTGGGCCCTCACTCTCCGCCGACTACAGAGCTTGTTCGACGGCGTGCCGGGCTTCAATCTCAAGCTCAGGACCGGCTCCATCAACGCCAAAGCCACCACCTTTGACGAGAAGGGGTCGGACTCGGAGCCATTCGTGACtgacaacaagaactacatcgcgGATTTGTTCTTCGAGAATGGGATCCATGGCGACCTGAGAGTGATCAGCGATGCGATCCTGAGGATTACCGGAGTGGTGGAGCATGGGTTGTTCCTCGGATTGGCGTCGTCGGTGGTGGTGGCACACAAGGATGGGGTGGTGGTGGTGAAGGACAAGGAGGCGACATCGAATGggat GATGATAGAGATTACGTTAGCCGAAGGATGA